In Curtobacterium sp. MCPF17_002, one genomic interval encodes:
- a CDS encoding UbiA family prenyltransferase, translating into MPAGRRRSLPSLLLASSHPGPTVTVTVLAAVIAAAVGHPVWLVVLVALTVVAGQLSIGLANDWIDADRDRAVGRSDKPVAQGLVAVGTVRTAAFATAAVAVVLSLFLGPVAAVAHLVLVAAGWAYDAGLKRTVWSVVPFVVAFGLLPVVAVSAGPDAAWPAWWALATGAVFGVAIHCTNVLPDLVDDAATGVRGFPHRLGLRGAGVTAFASLVVAALLVLGGQLLGDDPVRGGGVVLALAGTLAVVVLAAVGIRLVLAGRASRVLFRLVIASSLVLVVELGLAGARLVA; encoded by the coding sequence ATGCCCGCTGGTCGACGTCGTTCCCTGCCGAGTCTGCTGCTGGCGTCGTCGCACCCCGGGCCCACCGTGACCGTGACGGTGCTCGCAGCGGTGATCGCCGCCGCCGTCGGGCACCCCGTGTGGCTCGTCGTGCTCGTGGCGCTGACGGTCGTCGCCGGGCAGCTGTCGATCGGGTTGGCGAACGACTGGATCGACGCCGACCGGGACCGGGCCGTGGGACGCTCGGACAAGCCCGTCGCACAGGGCCTCGTCGCCGTCGGGACCGTCCGCACCGCGGCGTTCGCCACGGCCGCCGTCGCGGTCGTGCTCTCGCTCTTCCTCGGACCGGTCGCCGCCGTCGCGCACCTCGTGCTCGTCGCCGCAGGGTGGGCCTACGACGCCGGGCTCAAGCGGACGGTCTGGTCCGTCGTGCCGTTCGTGGTCGCGTTCGGGCTGCTGCCGGTGGTGGCGGTGTCGGCCGGCCCCGATGCGGCCTGGCCGGCGTGGTGGGCGCTGGCGACCGGGGCGGTGTTCGGCGTCGCGATCCACTGCACGAACGTGCTCCCCGACCTGGTGGACGACGCGGCGACGGGTGTGCGCGGGTTCCCGCACCGGCTCGGACTGCGGGGCGCGGGCGTCACCGCGTTCGCGTCGCTCGTCGTGGCGGCGCTGCTCGTGCTCGGCGGGCAACTGCTCGGGGACGATCCGGTGCGCGGCGGCGGCGTGGTGCTCGCGCTCGCGGGGACGCTCGCGGTGGTCGTGCTCGCGGCGGTCGGGATCCGGCTCGTGCTGGCCGGCCGTGCCTCGCGCGTGCTGTTCCGGCTCGTGATCGCCTCGTCGCTCGTCCTCGTCGTGGAACTCGGGCTCGCCGGGGCGCGCTTGGTGGCGTGA
- a CDS encoding MFS transporter: MTTADSTTTPGRRGFLRRMTFACAWGEGLDGFDLGVISVALPAITAALHLDPVLAGLIGASSLIGIFIGAPLAGWLTDRFGRRRVFTVDVVAFIVLGLLQAFVADGWQLFVVRVLLGVAIGAEYSIGAAMLAEFAPSKDRGRRLSGLLVSWYGGYLVAVVTAYVLLDWVGLSWRWVLVTSAVPAVVTAIARIGFPESPRWLLGKGREDEARAVVRAHLGGDEYFRQEQYAAEEARPGGYRVLFAPGNRGRLAFISLFWACNVAPYFAIFTFAPTVLKSLDLSNEAAGTITVNAMAAIGALVGMLTIEHLGRRRQLIPPFWIMAVALGVVGFWGSAPGIVVVLCFAVFSFMNALQGNLTAVYPIEVLPTEVRSTGVGFAAACSRVGAAAGTFLLPVGISSIGIGACMLIAAAICVAGAVLSQVMAPETTGRGLHDTSTQPLRQQQPSRVRVGG, translated from the coding sequence GTGACCACGGCCGACAGCACGACCACACCGGGCAGGCGCGGGTTCCTCCGCCGGATGACGTTCGCGTGCGCCTGGGGTGAGGGCCTCGACGGCTTCGACCTCGGCGTCATCAGCGTCGCCCTGCCCGCCATCACCGCCGCGCTCCACCTCGACCCGGTGCTCGCCGGGCTGATCGGTGCGAGTTCCCTCATCGGCATCTTCATCGGCGCACCGCTCGCCGGGTGGCTGACCGACCGCTTCGGCCGCCGGCGTGTGTTCACGGTCGACGTCGTCGCCTTCATCGTGCTCGGCCTCCTGCAGGCCTTCGTCGCCGACGGGTGGCAGCTGTTCGTGGTGCGGGTGCTGCTCGGCGTCGCCATCGGTGCGGAGTACTCGATCGGCGCCGCGATGCTCGCCGAGTTCGCACCGTCGAAGGACCGCGGCCGGCGGTTGTCCGGCCTGCTCGTGAGCTGGTACGGCGGGTACCTCGTCGCGGTCGTCACCGCGTACGTGCTGCTCGACTGGGTGGGACTCAGCTGGCGCTGGGTGCTCGTCACGAGTGCCGTGCCCGCCGTCGTCACCGCGATCGCGCGCATCGGGTTCCCGGAGTCACCGCGGTGGCTCCTCGGCAAGGGCCGCGAGGACGAGGCCCGCGCCGTGGTCCGCGCCCACCTCGGCGGGGACGAGTACTTCCGGCAGGAGCAGTACGCCGCCGAAGAGGCCCGCCCCGGCGGGTACCGCGTGCTCTTCGCCCCGGGCAACCGTGGCCGGCTCGCGTTCATCTCGCTCTTCTGGGCGTGCAACGTCGCCCCGTACTTCGCGATCTTCACCTTCGCGCCGACCGTCCTGAAGTCGCTGGACCTGTCGAACGAGGCCGCCGGCACGATCACCGTCAACGCGATGGCCGCCATCGGCGCCCTGGTCGGGATGCTCACGATCGAGCACCTGGGACGCCGCCGGCAGCTCATCCCGCCGTTCTGGATCATGGCCGTCGCGCTCGGTGTCGTCGGGTTCTGGGGCTCCGCACCGGGCATCGTCGTGGTGCTCTGCTTCGCGGTGTTCTCGTTCATGAACGCGCTGCAGGGCAACCTCACGGCCGTCTACCCGATCGAGGTCCTGCCCACCGAGGTCCGTTCCACCGGTGTCGGGTTCGCGGCGGCGTGCAGCCGCGTCGGCGCCGCAGCCGGGACCTTCCTGCTGCCCGTCGGGATCTCGTCGATCGGCATCGGGGCGTGCATGCTCATCGCCGCGGCGATCTGCGTGGCGGGTGCCGTGCTGTCCCAGGTCATGGCGCCGGAGACCACCGGCCGCGGCCTGCACGACACGAGCACCCAGCCGCTCAGGCAGCAGCAGCCGTCGCGGGTACGCGTCGGCGGGTGA
- a CDS encoding NAD(P)/FAD-dependent oxidoreductase: MTTERVDVLVVGGGPVGLFTAALLAARGTDVAVWERRAELPTGSRAIGIHPPSLDAFAAIGLDEPLLAEATRVRTGVARSRGRHLGTLTFDRASGTHPYVATLDQHRTETLLRDRLTALAPASLRTGTALTGLERHRDHVDATGTGPDGDRVSVRAAFVVGADGARSVVRDLLGIGTSGRDYPDRYVMGDFADPEPVAARSAALVDVGPDGVVESFPLPHGRRRYVALVPDDAAFAAADTTSGAPEAALASLVSARTGVAPDPASCSMTSGFRVRRRTADRIGVGRVVLVGDAAHEISPIGGQGMNLGWLDAAELAPLLTDAVASGTSGPWPGYARRRQASAARAARQAEVNMALGRPLGALGAVGREALLRTALSLPTAHGLARIYAMRWA, from the coding sequence GTGACCACGGAGCGCGTCGACGTCCTCGTCGTCGGCGGCGGCCCCGTCGGCCTGTTCACCGCTGCGCTCCTCGCCGCCCGGGGCACCGACGTCGCCGTGTGGGAACGCCGCGCCGAGCTCCCGACCGGGTCGCGCGCGATCGGCATCCACCCGCCGTCGCTCGACGCCTTCGCCGCGATCGGCCTCGACGAACCGTTGCTCGCCGAGGCCACCAGGGTCCGCACCGGTGTCGCCCGGAGCCGCGGCCGCCACCTCGGCACCCTCACCTTCGACCGCGCCTCCGGCACCCACCCGTACGTGGCGACGCTCGACCAGCACCGCACCGAGACCCTGCTCCGGGACCGCCTCACCGCGCTGGCGCCGGCATCACTCCGCACCGGCACGGCCCTCACCGGGCTGGAACGGCACCGCGACCACGTCGACGCGACGGGCACCGGGCCCGACGGCGACCGGGTGTCGGTGCGGGCCGCGTTCGTCGTCGGAGCGGACGGCGCCCGCAGCGTCGTCCGTGACCTGCTCGGCATCGGCACGAGCGGACGGGACTACCCGGACCGCTACGTGATGGGCGACTTCGCCGACCCCGAACCCGTGGCCGCCCGGAGCGCGGCCCTCGTCGACGTCGGGCCGGACGGGGTCGTCGAGTCGTTCCCACTGCCCCACGGCCGCCGCCGGTACGTCGCCCTCGTCCCCGACGACGCGGCGTTCGCCGCAGCCGACACCACGAGCGGCGCCCCGGAGGCCGCGCTCGCATCGCTCGTCTCCGCGCGGACCGGGGTCGCGCCGGACCCGGCGAGCTGCTCGATGACGAGCGGGTTCCGGGTCCGCCGCCGCACCGCGGACCGGATCGGTGTCGGACGGGTCGTCCTGGTCGGTGACGCCGCGCACGAGATCAGCCCGATCGGCGGGCAGGGCATGAACCTCGGATGGCTCGACGCGGCCGAGCTCGCGCCGCTCCTCACCGACGCGGTCGCGTCCGGCACGTCCGGTCCGTGGCCCGGGTACGCGCGTCGCCGACAGGCGTCAGCGGCGCGCGCGGCCCGCCAGGCCGAGGTCAACATGGCGCTCGGCCGTCCGTTGGGTGCGCTGGGAGCGGTCGGCCGGGAGGCGCTGCTCCGGACCGCCCTGTCCCTCCCGACCGCGCACGGCCTGGCCCGGATCTACGCGATGCGCTGGGCCTGA